From Streptomyces sp. TLI_105, the proteins below share one genomic window:
- a CDS encoding thiol-disulfide oxidoreductase DCC family protein yields the protein MSAPTTPVGRLTVLYDADCPLCVHLRHWLLRQRQLVPLDLVPAGSQQARHLFPALDHTATLREITVIGDRGQVYRETAAWIVCLWALADHRPKAHWLATPAGQPFARLTVLAAAKWREALKGPGPDDGPCRDGHCEVPGPPG from the coding sequence ATGTCGGCCCCCACGACCCCCGTGGGACGCCTGACCGTGCTGTACGACGCCGACTGCCCGCTCTGCGTGCACCTCAGGCACTGGCTGCTGCGCCAGCGTCAGCTCGTCCCCCTCGACCTCGTACCGGCCGGCTCGCAGCAGGCCCGGCACCTCTTCCCGGCCCTCGACCACACCGCCACCCTGCGGGAGATCACCGTGATCGGGGACCGGGGCCAGGTCTACCGCGAGACCGCCGCCTGGATCGTCTGCCTCTGGGCCCTGGCCGACCACCGGCCCAAGGCCCACTGGCTGGCCACTCCCGCCGGACAGCCCTTCGCCCGGCTGACCGTCCTGGCGGCCGCGAAGTGGCGCGAGGCCCTCAAGGGACCGGGGCCGGACGACGGGCCCTGCCGGGACGGGCACTGCGAGGTGCCCGGTCCGCCCGGTTAG
- a CDS encoding succinate dehydrogenase iron-sulfur subunit, with product MATPVLDKVEADSAASPYITVTMRIRRFNPEVSDAAVWEDFQIEIDPKERVLDALHKIKWDVDGTLTFRRSCAHGICGSDAMRINGKNRLACKTLIKDINPEKPITVEAIKGLTVLKDLVVDMEPFFQAYRDVMPFLVTKGNEPTRERLQSAEDRERFDDTTKCILCAACTSSCPVFWNDGQYFGPAAIVNAHRFIFDSRDEAGEQRLEILNDKDGVWRCRTTFNCTDACPRGIEVTKAIQEVKRALITRRF from the coding sequence ATGGCTACCCCCGTACTGGACAAGGTCGAGGCGGACTCCGCCGCCTCCCCGTACATCACGGTCACGATGCGGATCCGCCGCTTCAACCCCGAGGTGTCGGACGCCGCGGTCTGGGAGGACTTCCAGATCGAGATCGACCCGAAGGAGCGTGTGCTCGACGCCCTCCACAAGATCAAGTGGGACGTCGACGGCACGCTGACCTTCCGTCGCTCGTGCGCGCACGGCATCTGCGGCTCGGACGCGATGCGGATCAACGGCAAGAACAGGCTCGCCTGCAAGACGCTGATCAAGGACATCAACCCCGAGAAGCCGATCACGGTCGAGGCCATCAAGGGCCTGACGGTCCTGAAGGACCTGGTCGTGGACATGGAGCCGTTCTTCCAGGCGTACCGGGACGTCATGCCGTTCCTGGTCACCAAGGGGAACGAGCCGACGCGCGAGCGCCTGCAGTCCGCCGAGGACCGCGAGCGCTTCGACGACACCACCAAGTGCATCCTGTGCGCCGCGTGCACGTCGTCCTGCCCGGTCTTCTGGAACGACGGCCAGTACTTCGGTCCGGCCGCGATCGTCAACGCGCACCGCTTCATCTTCGACTCGCGTGACGAGGCGGGCGAGCAGCGCCTGGAGATCCTCAACGACAAGGACGGCGTGTGGCGCTGCCGCACGACGTTCAACTGCACGGACGCGTGCCCGCGTGGCATCGAGGTCACGAAGGCCATCCAGGAAGTGAAGCGCGCGCTGATCACGCGTCGCTTCTGA
- a CDS encoding metallophosphoesterase: MVVFLLVLVVVLALLGAVHWYVWRRLVRDVTVAGSLARRLGTAAVVVLPLLSLAALVSSRAGAPFLLQQTVAWPGFLWLAVLLYLVLALLVGEAVRPLLRAWTGRRAAAPAEPVSVPVAEAAEPVPAPVTEPRESNLSRRLFVSRVVGGAAAAVAVGTVGYGTYGVLRGPRVKRVTVPLAKIPRAAHGYRIAVVSDIHLGPILGRAHTQRIVDSINAAQPDLIAVVGDLVDGTVENLGPAAEPLARLRARHGSFFVTGNHEYFSGADAWVDHVRELGLRPLRNARVEIPAGFDLAGVDDVAGESEGEGPDFARALGDRDRARAAVLLAHQPIVVHDAVRHGVDLQLSGHTHGGQLWPGNYLAELANPTVAGLERYGDTQLYVSRGAGAWGPPVRVGAPSDITIVELASKQA, from the coding sequence GTGGTCGTCTTTCTGCTGGTCCTGGTCGTGGTGCTCGCGCTGCTCGGGGCGGTCCACTGGTACGTGTGGCGGCGTCTCGTGCGTGACGTCACGGTGGCCGGGAGCCTCGCGCGCCGGCTCGGCACGGCCGCCGTCGTGGTCCTGCCGCTGCTCTCGCTCGCGGCCCTGGTCTCCTCGCGGGCGGGCGCGCCCTTCCTGCTCCAGCAGACGGTGGCCTGGCCGGGGTTCCTCTGGCTCGCCGTGCTCCTGTACCTGGTCCTGGCCCTGCTCGTCGGCGAGGCCGTCCGGCCGCTCCTGCGCGCCTGGACGGGCCGCCGAGCCGCCGCCCCGGCGGAGCCCGTATCCGTGCCCGTGGCCGAAGCGGCGGAGCCCGTACCCGCTCCGGTGACCGAGCCGCGGGAGTCCAACCTCTCCCGGCGGCTGTTCGTCTCCCGGGTCGTCGGGGGGGCCGCGGCCGCCGTCGCCGTCGGGACCGTCGGGTACGGGACGTACGGTGTGCTGCGCGGGCCCCGGGTCAAGCGGGTCACCGTGCCGCTGGCCAAGATCCCGCGCGCCGCGCACGGTTACCGGATCGCCGTCGTGTCCGACATCCACCTCGGGCCGATCCTGGGCCGCGCCCACACCCAGCGGATCGTCGATTCGATCAATGCCGCCCAGCCCGACCTGATCGCCGTCGTCGGCGACCTCGTCGACGGGACCGTCGAGAACCTCGGCCCGGCCGCCGAGCCGCTCGCCCGGCTCCGGGCCCGTCACGGCTCCTTCTTCGTGACCGGCAACCACGAGTACTTCTCGGGCGCCGACGCCTGGGTCGACCACGTCCGCGAGCTCGGCCTGCGTCCGCTGCGCAACGCGCGCGTGGAGATCCCGGCCGGCTTCGACCTCGCCGGCGTCGACGACGTCGCGGGGGAGAGCGAGGGCGAGGGCCCCGACTTCGCGCGGGCCCTCGGCGACCGCGACCGGGCCCGCGCCGCGGTGCTCCTCGCGCACCAGCCGATCGTCGTCCACGACGCCGTACGCCACGGCGTGGACCTCCAGCTCTCCGGGCACACCCACGGCGGCCAGCTCTGGCCCGGCAACTACCTCGCCGAGCTCGCCAACCCGACCGTCGCCGGCCTGGAGCGGTACGGGGACACGCAGCTGTACGTCTCGCGGGGCGCGGGCGCCTGGGGGCCTCCGGTCCGGGTCGGGGCGCCCTCCGACATCACGATCGTCGAACTCGCCTCGAAACAGGCCTGA
- a CDS encoding SCO4848 family membrane protein, with protein MKLSRRVSWFLLAFGAWSWFIWVTFVKNLWNDGSGLAFDDAGDPTAYFWVHLLLAVTSFVLGTAIGVIGLRGVRAARRADA; from the coding sequence ATGAAGCTCAGCCGCCGCGTCTCCTGGTTCCTGCTCGCGTTCGGGGCATGGAGTTGGTTCATCTGGGTCACTTTCGTCAAGAACCTCTGGAACGACGGGAGCGGCCTCGCCTTCGACGACGCCGGCGACCCGACGGCCTACTTCTGGGTTCATCTGCTGCTTGCCGTCACGTCCTTTGTCCTGGGGACGGCGATCGGTGTGATCGGGTTGCGCGGGGTGCGCGCCGCGCGCCGCGCGGACGCCTAG
- a CDS encoding ABC transporter substrate-binding protein, translated as MRSTVRLRILITCGVLVAAGVGGWQLLPSDGVRTDPITVGTTDEVTSLDPAGAYDAGSWAMYSNVFQSLLTFKPGLSQPVPDAAESCKFVGTKLTTYQCTLRDDLTFASGRKITAEDVEYSFERMLRIKTDVGPQPLFPTLKNVSAEGRTVTFHLSGRDATFPLKVATGAGSIVDKDHYPANRLRTDSAVDGSGPYVLKEYKEGESARLEPNPRYRGAVTKTGHTVLVKYFGQSEDLANAWKAKEVQVTHRQLPPNFIASLGTEDGTRITEAESAEIRNLNFNVRPGSPMADKAVRQAVAAVLDRPAITEGAYKGTVEPLYSLIPQGFVGHSTAFFDVYPEPSRKKAQELLKDAGIKTPVAFTLGVRKDATYVAEAAEIKRQLDETGLFKVKVLEVDWKSFQKGYAKGSYDAYPVGWLPDFPDSDSFTAPLVGTANTLHNGFSNKRIDSLIASTQQYSDRGRATNDFKEIQNEVAADVPLVPLWQKKDYVLSTEAVTGSQYLSDGTGIWRLWELSWI; from the coding sequence ATGCGGTCGACGGTCCGTCTGCGGATCCTCATCACTTGTGGAGTACTGGTGGCCGCCGGAGTGGGGGGGTGGCAACTCCTGCCCTCCGACGGCGTCCGGACCGATCCGATCACCGTCGGCACGACCGACGAGGTCACTTCACTCGACCCGGCGGGCGCCTACGACGCCGGCTCCTGGGCCATGTACAGCAACGTCTTCCAGTCGCTGCTGACGTTCAAGCCGGGCCTCTCCCAGCCGGTGCCGGACGCCGCCGAGAGCTGCAAGTTCGTGGGCACCAAGCTCACCACGTACCAGTGCACGCTCCGCGACGACCTCACCTTCGCCAGCGGGCGCAAGATCACCGCCGAGGACGTCGAGTACTCCTTCGAGCGGATGCTGCGCATCAAGACCGACGTCGGTCCGCAGCCGCTCTTCCCGACCCTGAAGAACGTCTCGGCCGAGGGCCGTACCGTCACCTTCCACCTGAGCGGCCGTGACGCCACGTTCCCGCTGAAGGTGGCCACGGGCGCCGGCTCGATCGTGGACAAGGACCACTACCCGGCCAACAGGCTGCGGACGGACTCCGCGGTCGACGGCTCGGGGCCGTACGTCCTCAAGGAGTACAAGGAGGGCGAGTCCGCCCGCCTGGAGCCCAACCCGCGGTACAGGGGCGCCGTCACCAAGACCGGTCACACGGTCCTGGTGAAGTACTTCGGCCAGTCCGAGGACCTCGCCAACGCCTGGAAGGCGAAGGAGGTCCAGGTGACGCACCGGCAGCTCCCGCCGAACTTCATCGCGTCCCTGGGCACGGAGGACGGGACCCGGATCACCGAGGCGGAGAGCGCCGAGATCCGCAACCTCAACTTCAACGTCCGGCCCGGCTCGCCCATGGCGGACAAGGCCGTACGGCAGGCCGTCGCCGCCGTCCTCGACCGCCCGGCGATCACCGAGGGCGCCTACAAGGGCACGGTCGAGCCGCTCTACTCCCTCATCCCGCAGGGCTTCGTCGGGCACAGCACCGCCTTCTTCGACGTCTACCCGGAGCCGAGCCGGAAGAAGGCCCAGGAGCTCCTGAAGGACGCCGGGATCAAGACGCCGGTGGCGTTCACCCTCGGCGTCCGCAAGGACGCCACCTACGTCGCCGAGGCCGCCGAGATCAAGCGGCAGCTGGACGAGACCGGCCTCTTCAAGGTGAAGGTCCTCGAGGTCGACTGGAAGAGCTTCCAGAAGGGGTACGCGAAGGGCAGCTACGACGCCTATCCCGTCGGCTGGCTCCCCGACTTCCCCGACTCCGACAGCTTCACCGCCCCGCTCGTCGGCACCGCGAACACCCTGCACAACGGCTTCTCCAACAAGCGGATCGACAGCCTGATCGCCTCGACGCAGCAGTACAGCGACCGGGGCCGGGCGACGAACGACTTCAAGGAGATCCAGAACGAGGTCGCCGCCGACGTGCCGCTCGTCCCGCTGTGGCAGAAGAAGGACTACGTCCTCTCCACGGAGGCGGTCACCGGCTCCCAGTACCTGTCGGACGGCACGGGCATCTGGCGCCTGTGGGAGCTCAGCTGGATCTAG
- a CDS encoding alpha/beta fold hydrolase — protein sequence MTLSHDVAGTGPSTVVLLHSGVCDRRMWDGQFHALAGAGHRVVRCDLRGFGDSPMDAPHTHAEDVRELLDHLGVERAVVVGSSFGGRVALELAARHPGRVVALALLASAVPGMEPSDELRAWEAREDALLEAGDLDAAVELNVDTWLGPEADEAARALVRDAQRRAFDLQLAAPEEHHPVAPEVTRDDLARIRVPALVAVGAHDLPDFRAIADELGRLLPAARRVDLDWAGHFPALERPEETARLLLAFLALLAETAAELSPGVSAR from the coding sequence GTGACGCTCTCTCATGACGTGGCCGGCACCGGCCCCTCGACCGTCGTCCTGCTGCACTCCGGGGTCTGCGACCGCCGGATGTGGGACGGCCAGTTCCACGCGCTGGCCGGAGCGGGACACCGAGTCGTCCGCTGCGACCTCCGCGGCTTCGGCGACAGCCCCATGGACGCCCCGCACACCCACGCCGAGGACGTCCGCGAGCTCCTCGACCACCTCGGTGTCGAGCGCGCCGTCGTCGTCGGCTCCTCCTTCGGCGGCCGGGTCGCCCTCGAACTCGCCGCCCGCCACCCCGGACGCGTCGTCGCGCTCGCCCTCCTCGCCTCCGCCGTTCCCGGCATGGAACCGAGCGACGAGCTGCGCGCCTGGGAAGCCCGCGAGGACGCGCTCCTCGAAGCGGGCGACCTCGACGCGGCCGTCGAGCTCAACGTCGACACCTGGCTCGGCCCCGAGGCCGACGAGGCCGCCCGCGCCCTCGTCCGGGACGCGCAGCGGCGCGCCTTCGACCTCCAGCTCGCCGCCCCCGAGGAGCACCACCCCGTCGCCCCCGAGGTCACCCGCGACGACCTCGCCCGCATCCGGGTCCCCGCCCTCGTGGCCGTCGGCGCCCACGACCTGCCCGACTTCCGGGCGATCGCCGACGAGCTCGGACGGCTCCTGCCCGCCGCCCGCCGCGTCGACCTCGACTGGGCCGGCCACTTCCCGGCCCTGGAGCGCCCGGAGGAGACCGCCCGGCTGCTCCTCGCCTTCCTCGCCCTCCTCGCGGAGACGGCCGCCGAGCTCAGCCCCGGCGTATCTGCGAGGTGA
- a CDS encoding MarR family winged helix-turn-helix transcriptional regulator has protein sequence MAHPEEPRAPRESRAPHAPRDWTDGHVERWQPVLPGLDPVVEGAVTRMKKLSVHLRRVREQSLVDFDLERHEFDTLHKLAGRGGSAAPSELAQDLDLAPASVSGRLDALEKRGFVRRTQSTTDRRRVVVELTASGRETWLGAMDVLGHEEYRLLGVLTPEERDLLNGMLRRIMVEAEAGGTAQSWHA, from the coding sequence ATGGCACACCCCGAGGAACCGCGTGCCCCCCGCGAATCCCGCGCACCCCACGCACCGCGCGACTGGACCGACGGGCACGTCGAGCGCTGGCAGCCCGTCCTGCCCGGCCTCGACCCCGTCGTCGAAGGCGCGGTCACCCGGATGAAGAAACTCTCGGTCCACCTGCGCCGGGTCAGGGAGCAGTCCCTCGTCGACTTCGACCTGGAACGCCACGAGTTCGACACCCTCCACAAGCTCGCGGGGCGCGGCGGCAGCGCCGCCCCCTCCGAGCTCGCCCAGGACCTCGACCTGGCCCCCGCCTCCGTCTCCGGGCGCCTCGACGCCCTGGAGAAGCGCGGCTTCGTCCGCCGCACCCAGTCCACGACCGACCGCCGCCGGGTCGTCGTCGAACTCACCGCCTCCGGCCGCGAGACCTGGCTCGGCGCGATGGACGTCCTCGGCCACGAGGAGTACCGGCTGCTCGGCGTCCTCACCCCGGAGGAACGCGACCTGCTCAACGGCATGCTGCGCCGGATCATGGTCGAGGCGGAGGCGGGCGGCACCGCCCAGTCCTGGCACGCCTGA
- a CDS encoding DUF4132 domain-containing protein, whose translation MVGITEPGGGLDEALAEGPEAVGELIGSLDATGRREAALALHRRVCGRSDEGTAKAVLAVLAGQELGWSVAEADLLLARLLGKDAEVAPHELRKSFLALVPIVLAAADEAGDFDRPRVRVLRGMAEYLRVHRQDEFSLLRDRMDVLLRREAPVDEGLLPRHLLDGNDDYGPAMRAAHAELLVRPGVPELLAHCALMDRPRATRAWRKESAARLARAEAGAEVVRRLLEGIAAQPEHRVDDPDPYGMGVPTLADRANTSLVRGLSWAALDVDADWVVPLVGAVALHAGTGIGGSGGFCRSQPLATTAVAVLGECGGARAEEAVQWLGRLPKKVRNRTVGKGIVKALEAVAARSGLTPSMLRERGVATLGLGGRGVREVPLGAYTAELSVREPGTVALSFRGPEGRLLKAAPKEVREARAEELKEVRATLKELKGLVAAERSRLEEHLVAGTVWPAEDWQRYYVDHPVTGALARALLWEVTEGAADGGWTAGVPERAGGGWALAGHDGTARPVGPGARLRLWHPLRAGGEEVAEWRTALAEREERQPFKQVFREVYPLTPAELATGSYSNRFAGHVLRYGQARALMAERGWTGNHLGYFSDGWSSELVKELPAPGELPAGEGTRWRARFFVELVDEGARGDGVARLCSTDQVRFERRAGARGAWAAAALTDVPALVLSEALRDVDLFVGVASIGADPRWRDRGEDRAYDGYWESWSFGELTESALIRRETLSRLLPRTRIADRVELTDRFLRVRGELRAYRIHLGSGNVLMEPDDTYLCVVEDRVRDRGKVFLPFEEDGGLLSVILSKALLLAADDRITDTTITSQIRRG comes from the coding sequence ATGGTGGGGATCACGGAACCGGGCGGCGGGTTGGACGAGGCGCTTGCGGAAGGGCCGGAGGCGGTGGGCGAGTTGATCGGCTCCCTGGACGCGACCGGTCGGCGCGAGGCGGCGCTCGCGCTTCACCGGCGCGTGTGCGGGCGGTCGGACGAGGGGACGGCGAAGGCCGTCCTCGCCGTCCTGGCCGGGCAGGAGCTGGGCTGGTCGGTCGCCGAGGCGGACCTGCTGCTCGCCCGGCTCCTCGGCAAGGACGCCGAAGTCGCCCCGCACGAACTGCGGAAGTCGTTCCTCGCCCTGGTGCCGATCGTCCTGGCGGCGGCGGACGAGGCCGGGGACTTCGACCGGCCCCGGGTGCGGGTGCTGCGCGGCATGGCCGAGTACCTGCGGGTCCACCGGCAGGACGAGTTCAGCCTGCTCCGGGACCGGATGGACGTGCTGCTGCGCCGTGAGGCCCCCGTCGACGAGGGCCTGCTGCCCCGTCACCTCCTCGACGGGAACGACGACTACGGCCCGGCGATGCGTGCCGCGCACGCGGAGCTGCTCGTCCGCCCCGGAGTGCCGGAACTCCTCGCGCACTGTGCCCTGATGGACCGGCCCCGGGCGACGAGGGCCTGGCGGAAGGAGTCGGCCGCACGCCTCGCGCGGGCCGAGGCCGGGGCGGAGGTGGTGCGGCGGCTGTTGGAGGGGATCGCCGCACAGCCCGAGCACCGGGTGGACGATCCGGACCCCTACGGGATGGGGGTCCCGACCCTGGCCGACAGGGCCAACACCTCCCTCGTCCGCGGCCTGTCGTGGGCCGCGCTCGACGTCGACGCCGACTGGGTCGTGCCGCTCGTCGGGGCCGTCGCGCTGCACGCGGGGACGGGGATCGGCGGTTCCGGCGGGTTCTGCCGCAGTCAGCCGCTGGCCACGACGGCGGTCGCGGTGCTCGGGGAGTGCGGGGGCGCCCGGGCCGAGGAGGCCGTGCAGTGGCTCGGGCGGCTGCCGAAGAAGGTGAGGAACCGGACGGTCGGGAAGGGGATCGTGAAGGCCCTGGAGGCGGTGGCGGCCCGCTCCGGGCTCACGCCCTCTATGCTCCGCGAGCGCGGGGTGGCGACGCTCGGTCTGGGCGGGCGCGGGGTCCGGGAGGTGCCGCTCGGGGCGTACACGGCGGAGCTCTCGGTACGGGAGCCGGGCACGGTCGCGCTGTCCTTCAGGGGCCCGGAGGGGAGGCTCCTGAAGGCCGCGCCGAAGGAGGTCCGGGAGGCGCGCGCGGAGGAGCTGAAGGAGGTCAGGGCGACCCTGAAGGAGCTCAAGGGCCTGGTGGCGGCCGAGCGGTCCCGGCTCGAGGAGCACCTCGTGGCGGGGACGGTCTGGCCGGCGGAGGACTGGCAGCGGTACTACGTCGACCATCCGGTGACCGGAGCCCTGGCCCGTGCGCTGCTCTGGGAGGTCACGGAGGGCGCGGCGGACGGCGGGTGGACGGCCGGCGTCCCGGAGCGGGCGGGCGGCGGCTGGGCCCTCGCCGGGCACGACGGGACGGCGCGCCCGGTCGGTCCGGGCGCCCGGCTGCGGCTGTGGCATCCGCTGCGGGCCGGCGGCGAGGAGGTCGCCGAGTGGCGGACCGCGCTGGCGGAGCGGGAGGAACGCCAGCCGTTCAAGCAGGTCTTCCGCGAGGTGTATCCGCTGACTCCGGCGGAGCTCGCGACCGGTTCGTACTCCAACCGCTTCGCGGGGCACGTCCTGCGGTACGGGCAGGCGCGGGCGCTGATGGCCGAGCGCGGCTGGACGGGGAACCACCTGGGGTACTTCTCGGACGGCTGGTCCTCGGAGCTGGTGAAGGAGCTGCCCGCGCCGGGCGAGCTGCCGGCCGGGGAGGGGACGCGCTGGCGGGCCCGGTTCTTCGTGGAGCTGGTCGACGAGGGGGCGCGCGGGGACGGGGTGGCCCGGCTCTGCTCCACGGACCAGGTGCGCTTCGAGCGGCGGGCGGGGGCGCGGGGCGCCTGGGCGGCGGCCGCGCTGACCGACGTACCGGCGCTCGTGCTCTCCGAGGCGCTGCGGGACGTCGACCTGTTCGTGGGGGTGGCGTCGATCGGGGCGGACCCGCGGTGGCGGGACCGGGGGGAGGACCGGGCCTACGACGGGTACTGGGAGAGTTGGTCGTTCGGCGAGCTGACGGAGTCGGCGCTGATCCGGCGCGAGACGCTGTCCCGGCTGCTGCCCCGGACGCGGATCGCGGACCGGGTGGAGCTGACCGACCGCTTCCTGCGGGTCCGGGGCGAGCTGCGCGCGTACCGGATCCATCTGGGCTCGGGGAACGTGCTGATGGAGCCGGACGACACCTATCTGTGCGTGGTGGAGGACCGCGTGCGGGACCGGGGGAAGGTGTTCCTGCCGTTCGAGGAGGACGGCGGGCTGCTCTCGGTGATCCTGTCGAAGGCGCTGCTGCTCGCCGCCGACGACCGCATCACCGACACGACGATCACCTCGCAGATACGCCGGGGCTGA
- a CDS encoding MFS transporter: MSAAPVRPVTPPAVPHPLRTRPFRLLFTGRALSLLGDAAIPAALALAVLEATGSTSALALVLGCAMVPKLLLLPLGGVAGDRFDARTVALTTDLVRCATQLLVGVQLLGGAPSLAVLAVAEALGGAAGAFAMPTGSPLVKGTVPEEALHRANAAMGVAQSATRLAGPALAGTLVLTVGPGWAFVLDAATFAVSALLLTAVRVKRVPVPRRSLRADLAEGWQEVRSRDWYWTSLIGHSAWNGAAAVLMTLGPAIAVDRLGGGTTWVVLLQVGAVGFLLGTLLADRARPRRPVLTANLGLATYALPLVLLALAAPAPVTIAAYGLAQAGLGFLSPVWQTAVQRAVPAHALARVTSYDWLLSLAAMPLGYALAPLAASAWGPQVPLLAAAVAVGGCCAGTALVPGVRRFR; this comes from the coding sequence ATGTCCGCTGCCCCCGTGCGTCCCGTCACGCCCCCAGCCGTCCCCCACCCCCTGCGCACCCGCCCCTTCCGCCTCCTCTTCACCGGCCGTGCCCTCTCCCTCCTCGGCGACGCCGCCATCCCCGCCGCCCTCGCCCTCGCCGTCCTGGAGGCCACCGGCTCCACCTCGGCGCTCGCCCTGGTCCTCGGCTGCGCGATGGTCCCCAAACTGCTCCTGCTGCCCCTGGGAGGCGTCGCCGGGGACCGCTTCGACGCCCGCACGGTCGCGCTCACCACGGACCTCGTACGCTGCGCCACCCAGCTCCTCGTCGGCGTCCAGCTCCTCGGCGGCGCCCCCAGCCTCGCCGTCCTCGCGGTCGCCGAGGCCCTCGGCGGCGCCGCCGGAGCCTTCGCCATGCCGACCGGCTCGCCGCTCGTGAAGGGCACGGTGCCGGAGGAGGCCCTGCACCGGGCCAACGCCGCGATGGGCGTCGCCCAGAGCGCCACCCGCCTCGCGGGACCCGCGCTCGCCGGCACCCTGGTCCTGACCGTCGGCCCCGGCTGGGCGTTCGTCCTGGACGCGGCCACCTTCGCCGTCAGCGCCCTGCTCCTGACCGCCGTACGGGTGAAGCGGGTCCCGGTCCCGCGCCGCTCGCTCCGCGCAGACCTCGCCGAGGGCTGGCAGGAGGTCCGCTCCCGGGACTGGTACTGGACCAGCCTCATCGGCCACAGCGCCTGGAACGGCGCCGCCGCCGTCCTGATGACCCTCGGCCCCGCCATCGCCGTGGACCGGCTCGGCGGCGGCACCACCTGGGTCGTCCTCCTCCAGGTCGGCGCCGTCGGCTTCCTCCTCGGGACGCTGCTCGCCGACCGGGCCCGCCCCCGGCGCCCGGTCCTGACCGCGAACCTCGGCCTCGCCACGTACGCGCTGCCGCTGGTGCTGCTCGCCCTCGCCGCGCCCGCGCCGGTGACGATCGCGGCGTACGGGCTCGCGCAGGCGGGGCTCGGCTTCCTCTCGCCCGTCTGGCAGACCGCCGTCCAGCGCGCGGTGCCCGCCCACGCGCTCGCCCGGGTCACCTCGTACGACTGGCTGCTCTCGCTCGCCGCGATGCCCCTGGGGTACGCCCTCGCCCCGCTCGCCGCCTCGGCCTGGGGCCCTCAGGTCCCGCTCCTCGCCGCCGCGGTGGCGGTGGGCGGCTGCTGCGCGGGGACGGCGCTGGTGCCGGGGGTGAGGCGGTTCAGGTAG
- a CDS encoding TetR/AcrR family transcriptional regulator: MKDVKEEKKADEKKAPKSEQTRTLILETALRLFKERGYHKTTMRAIAQEAGVSVGNAYYYFSSKEHLVQGFYDRIAEEHQAAVESILTGPEKDLTARIRGVYLGWLDIAEPYHEFAAQFFKNAADPDSPLSPFSPESEGPREAAIEVHRRVISGASVKVDPELREALPQLLWLQQMGLVLFWVYDRSEGAANSRRLVERLAPVTARAISLSRFRILRPLVKETHELLSDFMPTAAGMAASGKPEKRTSPKPQGTA, from the coding sequence GTGAAGGACGTGAAGGAAGAGAAGAAGGCCGACGAGAAGAAGGCCCCCAAGAGCGAGCAGACCCGCACGCTCATCCTCGAAACCGCGCTCCGGCTGTTCAAGGAGCGCGGTTACCACAAGACGACGATGCGGGCCATCGCCCAGGAGGCCGGGGTCTCCGTCGGCAACGCGTACTACTACTTCTCCTCCAAGGAGCACCTCGTCCAGGGCTTCTACGACCGGATCGCCGAGGAGCACCAGGCGGCCGTCGAGTCCATCCTGACCGGCCCCGAGAAGGACCTGACCGCCCGGATCCGCGGGGTCTACCTCGGCTGGCTCGACATCGCGGAGCCGTACCACGAGTTCGCGGCCCAGTTCTTCAAGAACGCCGCCGACCCGGACAGCCCGCTCAGCCCCTTCTCCCCCGAGTCGGAGGGCCCGCGCGAGGCGGCGATCGAGGTGCACCGCCGGGTCATCTCCGGCGCCTCGGTCAAGGTCGACCCGGAACTGAGGGAAGCACTCCCGCAGTTGCTCTGGCTCCAGCAGATGGGCCTGGTGCTGTTCTGGGTGTACGACCGCTCGGAAGGCGCGGCGAACAGCCGGCGCCTGGTGGAGCGCCTCGCGCCGGTCACCGCCCGCGCGATCTCGCTCTCCCGCTTCCGGATCCTGCGCCCGCTGGTCAAGGAGACGCACGAACTGCTCTCCGACTTCATGCCGACGGCGGCCGGGATGGCGGCTTCGGGCAAGCCCGAGAAGCGGACGAGCCCGAAGCCGCAGGGCACCGCCTAG